One Rhodoferax ferrireducens T118 DNA segment encodes these proteins:
- a CDS encoding RlmE family RNA methyltransferase, which produces MKSQTKSSKVNRAWLNDHVNDTYVKLAKLEGYRARAAYKLKEIDETLGLIKPGQLVVDLGSTPGAWSQYVRRKMSPKTATGGGAAVGALNGTIIALDILPMEPVEGVVFLQGDFRESDVLLQLEAEMKGRQADLVLSDMAPNLSGIDSADAARIENLVELALEFAQNHMKPEGALVAKVFHGASYDPLVKRFKETFLLVKRIKPKASRDKSSETFLVGLGLKPH; this is translated from the coding sequence ATGAAATCCCAAACTAAAAGCAGTAAGGTCAATCGGGCCTGGTTAAACGACCACGTCAATGACACCTACGTCAAATTGGCAAAACTCGAAGGTTATCGTGCCCGCGCCGCGTACAAGCTCAAGGAAATCGATGAAACGCTGGGTTTGATCAAGCCGGGTCAGCTGGTGGTGGATCTGGGCTCAACCCCCGGCGCGTGGAGCCAGTACGTGCGCCGCAAAATGTCACCCAAAACCGCCACCGGCGGCGGCGCGGCGGTCGGGGCGCTCAACGGCACTATCATTGCGCTTGATATCCTGCCGATGGAGCCGGTGGAAGGCGTCGTCTTCCTGCAGGGGGATTTTCGGGAGTCCGATGTCTTGCTGCAGCTTGAGGCTGAAATGAAGGGGCGCCAAGCCGATCTGGTGCTCTCCGACATGGCCCCCAACTTGTCGGGCATTGACTCTGCCGACGCTGCCCGCATTGAGAATCTCGTTGAGTTGGCGCTTGAATTCGCCCAGAACCACATGAAGCCGGAGGGCGCGCTGGTGGCAAAAGTGTTTCATGGCGCTTCCTACGACCCACTGGTCAAACGATTCAAGGAGACCTTTTTGCTGGTCAAGCGGATCAAACCCAAGGCCTCACGTGACAAGTCGTCAGAAACTTTTCTTGTCGGTCTGGGTTTGAAACCCCATTGA
- the ftsH gene encoding ATP-dependent zinc metalloprotease FtsH, producing the protein MNNQWFSKIAVWLVIALVLFTVFKQFDARGPASAGYLGYSDFLEEVRNNRIKSAVIQEGQGGTEIVAVTTDDRRVRTTATYLDRGLVGDLIANDVKFDVKPREEGSLLMTLLVSWGPMLLLIGVWVYFMRQMQGGGKGGAFSFGKSKARLLDENTNLVTFADVAGCDEAKEEVKEVVDFLKDPAKFQKLGGRIPRGLLLVGPPGTGKTLLAKGIAGEAKVPFFSISGSDFVEMFVGVGASRVRDMFENAKKNAPCIIFIDEIDAVGRQRGAGLGGGNDEREQTLNQMLVEMDGFETNVGVIVVAATNRPDILDSALLRPGRFDRQVYVTLPDIRGREQILNVHMRKVPLGQDVNAGVIARGTPGMSGADLANLCNEAALMAARRNARTVEMADFEKAKDKILMGPERKSMVMPESERKNTAYHESGHALIGKLLSKCDPVHKVTIIPRGRALGVTMSLPAQDRYSYDSEYMLHQISMLFGGRIAEEVFMNQMTTGASNDFERATHIARDMVTRYGMTDALGPMVYAENEGEVFLGRSVTKTTTMSEETMQKVDAEVRRIIDQQYSLARKLIEDNRDKMHAMAKALLEWETIDSEQLDDIMAGKEPRPPKDWTPRIPPAGSDSSSGGTPAVKTDVAPTAA; encoded by the coding sequence TTGAATAATCAGTGGTTTTCAAAAATTGCCGTCTGGCTCGTTATTGCTCTTGTGCTTTTCACGGTATTCAAGCAGTTTGATGCGCGTGGGCCTGCGAGCGCCGGGTATCTGGGCTACTCTGACTTTCTGGAGGAAGTTCGAAATAATCGCATCAAGAGCGCTGTCATCCAGGAGGGGCAGGGCGGTACTGAAATTGTGGCTGTGACGACCGATGACCGCAGGGTCAGGACCACCGCGACATACCTGGACCGTGGTCTGGTGGGTGACTTGATCGCCAATGATGTCAAGTTTGATGTCAAACCGCGCGAAGAAGGTTCTTTGCTCATGACGCTGCTGGTCAGTTGGGGGCCGATGCTCTTGTTGATCGGTGTCTGGGTTTACTTTATGCGCCAGATGCAGGGCGGCGGCAAGGGTGGGGCCTTCAGTTTTGGTAAATCCAAGGCACGTCTGCTTGACGAAAACACCAACTTGGTGACCTTCGCTGATGTTGCGGGTTGTGACGAGGCCAAGGAAGAAGTCAAGGAAGTGGTTGACTTTCTGAAAGATCCGGCCAAATTCCAGAAGCTGGGTGGGCGCATTCCGCGCGGCCTGTTGCTGGTGGGCCCACCGGGCACTGGCAAGACGCTGCTGGCCAAAGGCATTGCCGGTGAAGCCAAGGTTCCGTTCTTTTCGATTTCGGGTTCTGATTTTGTTGAAATGTTCGTCGGCGTCGGTGCTTCCCGGGTGCGCGACATGTTTGAGAACGCCAAGAAAAATGCACCTTGCATTATCTTTATCGACGAAATTGATGCTGTGGGTCGGCAACGTGGCGCCGGCTTGGGCGGTGGCAATGACGAGCGTGAACAAACACTGAACCAGATGCTGGTGGAGATGGATGGTTTTGAGACCAATGTTGGCGTGATCGTGGTGGCTGCCACCAATCGCCCTGACATTCTTGACTCCGCGTTGCTGCGGCCGGGCCGCTTCGACCGGCAGGTGTATGTCACTCTGCCCGATATTCGGGGCCGTGAGCAAATTCTCAATGTACACATGCGCAAAGTGCCCTTGGGTCAGGATGTCAATGCCGGGGTGATCGCACGCGGTACACCGGGCATGTCGGGTGCCGATCTCGCTAATTTGTGCAATGAGGCGGCCTTGATGGCGGCACGTCGCAATGCCCGCACGGTTGAGATGGCGGACTTTGAAAAAGCCAAGGACAAAATTCTGATGGGCCCGGAGCGCAAGAGCATGGTCATGCCCGAAAGCGAGCGCAAGAACACGGCTTATCACGAGTCGGGTCACGCGTTGATCGGCAAGTTGTTGTCCAAGTGCGATCCGGTGCACAAAGTGACCATCATTCCGCGTGGTCGTGCCTTGGGCGTCACCATGAGTTTGCCAGCGCAAGACCGCTACAGCTACGACAGCGAATACATGCTGCACCAGATCAGCATGCTGTTTGGTGGTCGTATTGCTGAAGAAGTGTTCATGAACCAGATGACCACCGGTGCCAGCAACGATTTTGAGCGTGCTACCCATATTGCGCGCGACATGGTGACGCGTTATGGCATGACCGATGCCCTGGGTCCGATGGTCTATGCCGAGAATGAGGGCGAGGTGTTTTTGGGTCGCTCGGTCACCAAGACCACCACCATGAGCGAAGAGACCATGCAGAAGGTTGACGCCGAGGTGCGCCGCATCATTGACCAGCAATACAGCCTGGCGCGCAAGCTCATTGAAGACAATCGCGACAAGATGCACGCCATGGCCAAGGCCTTGCTGGAGTGGGAAACCATTGACAGTGAACAGCTCGACGACATCATGGCCGGTAAAGAGCCCCGTCCGCCGAAAGACTGGACGCCACGTATCCCGCCCGCTGGCAGTGACAGCAGCAGTGGTGGCACGCCCGCCGTCAAAACGGATGTGGCGCCAACGGCTGCCTGA
- the folP gene encoding dihydropteroate synthase: protein MKWNTARFLIDLSRPQVMGIVNITPDSFSDGGQHASTAAALRHCETLLKEGADILDIGGESTRPGALSLPLDEELARVLPVVREAVRLGVPVSVDTYKPRVMQAVLDLGADIINDIWALRWTEPCANPAPAALNAMQVVAKHPSCGVCLMHMHREPLTMQMAPMEGDVVPQVLLFLEHLAQSLHGLGVEKNRIVIDPGIGFGKTVAQNFALLARQGELLGAGYPLLVGWSRKSSLAAITATPLAAAATLDVHERLVPSVAAALLAVERGAAIVRVHDVRETVQALKVLGAIR, encoded by the coding sequence ATGAAATGGAACACGGCCCGATTCCTGATTGACCTCAGCCGCCCCCAGGTGATGGGCATTGTCAATATCACACCCGATTCGTTCTCGGACGGTGGTCAGCACGCATCCACCGCAGCGGCTCTGCGGCACTGTGAGACGCTGCTCAAAGAGGGGGCTGACATTCTGGATATCGGGGGGGAGTCGACCCGTCCCGGCGCTTTGTCCTTGCCACTGGATGAGGAGTTGGCGCGGGTGCTGCCTGTGGTGCGTGAAGCGGTTCGCTTGGGTGTGCCGGTATCGGTCGATACCTACAAGCCAAGGGTCATGCAAGCCGTGCTGGACCTTGGCGCTGACATCATCAACGACATTTGGGCTCTGCGTTGGACTGAGCCCTGTGCCAACCCCGCACCCGCTGCCTTGAACGCCATGCAAGTGGTGGCAAAACACCCCAGTTGTGGCGTCTGTCTGATGCACATGCACCGTGAACCCTTGACGATGCAGATGGCCCCCATGGAGGGGGACGTGGTGCCGCAGGTGCTATTATTTTTGGAGCATTTGGCCCAATCGTTGCATGGGCTAGGGGTAGAAAAGAATCGTATCGTTATTGACCCCGGCATTGGCTTTGGCAAGACCGTGGCACAGAATTTTGCGCTACTGGCACGGCAGGGTGAGCTGCTGGGTGCGGGTTATCCGCTGCTGGTCGGTTGGTCGCGAAAATCATCATTGGCAGCGATCACAGCCACCCCGCTGGCCGCCGCGGCGACACTGGATGTTCATGAGCGCCTGGTGCCCAGTGTGGCCGCTGCGTTGTTGGCCGTGGAGCGTGGCGCAGCCATTGTCCGTGTGCATGACGTGCGGGAAACCGTGCAGGCTCTCAAGGTGCTCGGCGCTATAAGATAG
- the glmM gene encoding phosphoglucosamine mutase: MTRKYFGTDGIRGTVGQAPITPDFVLRLAHAVGRVLKKSEARPTVLIGKDTRISGYMLESALESGFNSAGVDVVLLGPLPTPGVAYLTRAQRASLGVVISASHNPFADNGIKFFSAQGSKLPDVWEHDVEAALDEPPVWADSASLGKTRRLDDAAGRYIEFCKSTFANDLTLKGLKIVVDAAHGAAYQVAPKVFHELGAEVVAIGCSPDGLNINHEVGATHPQALIEAVKAHQADFGVALDGDADRLQLVDHAGRLYNGDELLYLLVDERLGRDEPVPGVVGTLMTNMAVEVALRARGVQFVRAKVGDRYVLEELEKHKWLLGGEGSGHLLALDKHTTGDGLISALQVLQACVRSGKKLAELLAEVTLFPQTLINVRLQPGQDWQVSANLASESRAVETELGAAGRLLIRASGTEPLVRVMVEARDAVQARACAERIANTLSV; this comes from the coding sequence ATGACTAGAAAATATTTTGGCACGGATGGTATTCGCGGCACGGTTGGGCAAGCGCCCATCACCCCTGATTTTGTGTTGCGTCTGGCCCACGCGGTGGGTCGCGTGCTCAAAAAATCAGAAGCGCGTCCGACCGTGCTAATTGGCAAGGACACCCGCATCTCGGGCTACATGCTGGAGAGCGCGCTGGAGAGTGGTTTCAATTCTGCCGGTGTCGATGTCGTGTTGCTGGGTCCCTTGCCGACACCGGGCGTGGCCTACCTCACGCGCGCTCAGCGAGCCTCGCTGGGCGTGGTCATCAGCGCCAGCCACAACCCCTTTGCCGACAATGGCATTAAGTTTTTCAGTGCTCAGGGCAGCAAACTGCCAGACGTTTGGGAGCATGACGTGGAGGCTGCGCTGGATGAGCCACCGGTATGGGCTGATTCCGCCAGCCTGGGCAAGACGCGGCGACTCGATGATGCCGCAGGCCGCTACATTGAATTTTGCAAAAGTACATTTGCCAACGACCTCACGCTCAAGGGGCTCAAAATCGTGGTGGATGCTGCGCACGGTGCGGCCTACCAGGTGGCGCCCAAGGTGTTTCACGAATTGGGGGCAGAAGTCGTCGCCATTGGCTGTTCGCCCGACGGTTTAAACATCAACCACGAGGTGGGAGCCACACATCCGCAGGCCTTGATTGAAGCCGTCAAGGCGCACCAAGCTGATTTTGGTGTGGCGCTCGATGGCGATGCTGATCGTCTGCAGTTGGTTGACCATGCGGGTCGTCTGTACAACGGAGATGAGCTGTTATATCTGTTGGTGGACGAGCGACTGGGACGCGATGAACCGGTACCGGGTGTGGTGGGTACCTTGATGACCAATATGGCCGTGGAGGTGGCGCTTCGAGCCCGTGGGGTGCAGTTTGTGCGCGCCAAGGTGGGGGATCGTTATGTGCTGGAAGAGCTTGAAAAGCACAAGTGGCTGCTTGGCGGAGAAGGCTCTGGCCACTTGCTGGCGCTGGACAAACATACCACCGGCGATGGGCTAATCTCGGCTCTGCAGGTGTTGCAAGCCTGCGTACGCAGCGGGAAGAAGTTGGCTGAGTTGCTCGCTGAAGTAACACTGTTTCCGCAGACGCTGATCAATGTCCGCTTGCAGCCCGGCCAGGACTGGCAAGTCAGCGCCAACCTGGCCAGCGAATCTCGGGCGGTGGAGACAGAACTGGGTGCCGCGGGCCGATTGCTGATTCGTGCCAGTGGCACAGAGCCCTTGGTGCGCGTGATGGTGGAGGCGCGTGATGCCGTCCAGGCCAGGGCGTGCGCCGAGCGGATTGCCAACACCCTCTCGGTATGA
- a CDS encoding GNAT family N-acetyltransferase — protein MTMAPNTSLRVCRADYANPVHAQALVSLLDAYAQDPMGGAEPLSEFAKVNLIPALAARPQAFSVLAFDDVGGLGGGLPVGFVNCIEGFSTFACQPLVNVHDVAVLPAYRGQRVAEKMLALAEKIARERGACKLTLEVLHGNAGAIKLYHRVGFANYQLDPAMGQAQFLQKWLR, from the coding sequence ATGACCATGGCGCCCAACACTTCCCTGCGCGTTTGTCGCGCTGATTACGCCAACCCCGTGCATGCGCAAGCACTGGTGAGCTTGCTGGACGCCTATGCCCAGGATCCGATGGGGGGTGCCGAGCCCCTGAGTGAATTCGCCAAAGTCAATCTCATCCCGGCACTCGCAGCGCGCCCGCAGGCCTTCAGTGTGCTGGCGTTTGATGATGTGGGCGGTCTTGGCGGTGGTCTTCCTGTCGGGTTTGTGAATTGCATTGAAGGCTTCTCGACCTTTGCCTGTCAGCCTTTGGTCAACGTACACGATGTGGCCGTGTTGCCTGCGTACCGGGGGCAGCGTGTGGCCGAAAAGATGCTGGCTCTGGCTGAGAAAATAGCGCGTGAGCGGGGTGCCTGCAAACTCACGCTCGAAGTGCTGCACGGCAACGCGGGCGCCATTAAACTTTATCACCGCGTTGGATTTGCCAACTACCAACTTGACCCGGCCATGGGGCAGGCTCAATTTTTGCAGAAGTGGCTTCGTTAA